CGGCCGTCCCACCCTGCTTTACATCGACACCCATCTGGTCCACGAAGTGACTTCGCCCCAGGCCTTTCAGGGGCTGCGCCTGGCCGGGCGCAAGGTGCGGCGTACCGACCGCACTTTCGCCACCATGGATCACAACGTTCCCACCTGGGAGCGTTCGCGGCCCATCACCGACCAGATCGCCAAGGCTCAGATCGAAGCCTTGGAGCGCAACTGCCGCGAGTTCGGCGTGCCCCTTTACGGACTCGACAGTCCGCGCCAGGGCATCGTTCACGTCATCGGTCCCGAGCTGGGCATCACCCAGCCCGGATCGACCATCGTCTGCGGCGACAGCCATACCTCGACCCACGGAGCCTTCGGCGCCCTGGCTTTCGGAATCGGCACCAGCGAAGTCGAGCACGTGCTGGCCACCCAATGCCTGCCTCAGACGCGTCCCAAGACCTACCGCATCCAGGCCGACGGCGTCCTTCCCTCCCGAGTGACCTCCAAAGACCTGATCCTCTTCATCATCCGCACCATCGGCACCGACGGCGCTACCGGCTGCGTGATCGAGTACTGCGGGGAGGCGGTGGAAAAGCTCTCCATGGAAGAGCGCATGACGGTCTGCAACATGTCGATCGAAGGCGGGGCCCGGGCGGGCATGATCGCTCCTGACGACACCACTTTCGAATATTTGCGGGGACGCCCCTTCGCTCCTCAGGGAGAGGACTTCGACAAGGCCGTCGAAGGCTGGCGCCAACTGGTTTCAGACCGGGGCGCCCTCTTCGACCGCACCCTGCGCCTGGACGTCTCGGACTTGGCTCCCCAGGTCAGTTGGGGCACCAGTCCCGGCATGGTCACCGACGTCACCGGAAACGTGCCCGACCCGGCCCAGTTTCAGGACGAGCACCAGCGCAAGGCCGCTCAGAGGGCTCTCGACTACATGCAGCTTCGCCCCCAAATGCCCATCTGCGACATTCGCCTTGACCGGGTTTTCATCGGCTCCTGCACCAACAGCCGCATCGAAGACCTGCGGGCGGCGGCAGCTTACGCCAAGGGCCGGCGGGTGGCGGCGGGAGTCGGCGCCATGGTGGTGCCGGGGTCCCAGCAGGTCAAGAAACAGGCCGAGGCCGAAGGGTTGGACCGCATTTTCAAGGAGGCCGGGTTCGATTGGAGGGAGTCGGGATGCAGCATGTGCCTGGGCATGAACCCCGACATCCTCAGTCCCGGGCAACGCTGCGCTTCCACTTCAAACCGCAACTTCGAAGGCCGTCAGGGCCGGGGAGGACGGACCCACTTGGTCAGTCCGGCTATGGCCGCCGCCGCCGCCGTGGAGGGCCGCTTCGTGGACATCCGCGAGTGGAAAGAGGAGGTCTGAGATGCAAGCCTTCACCCGTTACACCGCTCAAGTGGCGCCCCTCGACCGCATTAACGTCGACACCGACCAGATCATCCCCAAGCAGTTCCTCAAGCGCATTGAGCGCACCGGCTTCGGGCGGTTTCTTTTCTACGACTGGCGCTTTGACGAAGATGACCGTCCGCGGCCCGACTTCGTCCTCAACAAGCCCTTCTACAAGGACGCCGGCATCCTGCTGGCCCGTGCCAACTTCGGCTGCGGATCCTCGCGCGAGCACGCCCCCTGGTCGCTGGGCGACTATGGATTCCGCGTCATCGTGGCCCCTTCCTTCGCTGACATCTTCTACAACAACTGCTTCAAGAACGGCATGCTGCCGGTGGTTCTGGAGGAAGAGCAGATCGAGCGGCTCTTCGAAAAGACCCGCAGTCACGAAGAGCGGGCCGATGCGGCCTCCGACGGCCATCGGGGCTATCGTCTCACCGTCGACCTGGAGAAGTGCCTGGTCAGCGATGAGGAAGGCCTGCAGTGGAGCTTCGAGGTCGATCCTTTCCGCCGCCAGTGTCTGTTGGAAGGCTTGGACGATATCGCCCTGACCTTGCAGCACGAAGACAAGATATCCGCCTATGAAGCGGCTCGGGAATGAGCTGAGGAACCGGAGACAAATTGGATTTTTTTTCGTATGGTAGGGGCATGCGCCGACGACCCACGCTCAGCAGCGGCCGCCTGAGGACGCTGATCACTTCTCTCCTCTTGACCCTGGGAAGCGCCGCTTGCCTGCAAGCTTCCGACGCGGTCTTCAAGGTCCGCACCGTCGAGGTGGAGGGCGAGGACTATTCCTACCGGGTCTTCGTCCCCGCCGATTGGACGGCGGAGCGGGAATGGCCGGTCATTCTCTTCCTGCACGGAGCCGGTGAGCGCGGAACCGACAACGCCGGCCAACTGACGGTGGGCTTGGGCCCTGTCATCCATCGCCACAAGGACGATTTCCCGGCGGTGGTCGTTCTGCCCCAGTGCCCGCGGGCGCGCGGGTCCTGGTGGGGCGCTCCCGACATGGAAGCCCGCGTCCTGGCGGCGCTGGATCAAACCATGGACGAGTTCAACGGCGATCCGCGGCGCGTCTATCTGACCGGACTCTCGATGGGCGGCTATGGGACCTGGGCCCTGGCCTACAGGCACCCTCAGCGCTTCGCCGCCCTGGCGCCCGTGTGCGGAGGCGTCAAGCCTCCCGGCTTCATGACCCCTCCCCAATGGCATCCCTCGGCCGTGGCGCCTGAAGATCCCTATGCCGAGACGGCACGGGTCATCAGCGGTTTGCCGGTGTGGATCTTTCACGGCGCCGCCGACCCCGTGGTCCCGGCTTCCGAGTCGCGCCTCATGCACGAGGCCTTGCAGTCCTCGGGAGGCGAGGTGCGCTACAGCGAATATCCAGGGGTCGGACACAATTCCTGGGACCAGGCTTACGGCGAGGAAGAGTTCCTCGGCTGGTTGCTGTCG
This genomic stretch from Acidobacteriota bacterium harbors:
- the leuC gene encoding 3-isopropylmalate dehydratase large subunit → MPKTLFEKIWEAHVVHQEPGRPTLLYIDTHLVHEVTSPQAFQGLRLAGRKVRRTDRTFATMDHNVPTWERSRPITDQIAKAQIEALERNCREFGVPLYGLDSPRQGIVHVIGPELGITQPGSTIVCGDSHTSTHGAFGALAFGIGTSEVEHVLATQCLPQTRPKTYRIQADGVLPSRVTSKDLILFIIRTIGTDGATGCVIEYCGEAVEKLSMEERMTVCNMSIEGGARAGMIAPDDTTFEYLRGRPFAPQGEDFDKAVEGWRQLVSDRGALFDRTLRLDVSDLAPQVSWGTSPGMVTDVTGNVPDPAQFQDEHQRKAAQRALDYMQLRPQMPICDIRLDRVFIGSCTNSRIEDLRAAAAYAKGRRVAAGVGAMVVPGSQQVKKQAEAEGLDRIFKEAGFDWRESGCSMCLGMNPDILSPGQRCASTSNRNFEGRQGRGGRTHLVSPAMAAAAAVEGRFVDIREWKEEV
- the leuD gene encoding 3-isopropylmalate dehydratase small subunit, producing MQAFTRYTAQVAPLDRINVDTDQIIPKQFLKRIERTGFGRFLFYDWRFDEDDRPRPDFVLNKPFYKDAGILLARANFGCGSSREHAPWSLGDYGFRVIVAPSFADIFYNNCFKNGMLPVVLEEEQIERLFEKTRSHEERADAASDGHRGYRLTVDLEKCLVSDEEGLQWSFEVDPFRRQCLLEGLDDIALTLQHEDKISAYEAARE
- a CDS encoding prolyl oligopeptidase family serine peptidase, which produces MRRRPTLSSGRLRTLITSLLLTLGSAACLQASDAVFKVRTVEVEGEDYSYRVFVPADWTAEREWPVILFLHGAGERGTDNAGQLTVGLGPVIHRHKDDFPAVVVLPQCPRARGSWWGAPDMEARVLAALDQTMDEFNGDPRRVYLTGLSMGGYGTWALAYRHPQRFAALAPVCGGVKPPGFMTPPQWHPSAVAPEDPYAETARVISGLPVWIFHGAADPVVPASESRLMHEALQSSGGEVRYSEYPGVGHNSWDQAYGEEEFLGWLLSKKR